CACCGCCAAACCTTATATTTGTCACTTTGATGACGAGGGAACCCCCACCCGCGCCTTATCCTTAATCCGAGAGGGGGAAATTCAAGATTTTTACGGCGATCGCCACACCTCAAAAGCATTACGTCTGCGTCCAACGGGCAATGGGTTTCGGCCGAGCCTCGGGCGCTATCCAACGCCAGATCTGATTAATCTCATCGTTGCTCCCGGCGAAAAACAACCACTTGAAATTATTGCAGATTTAGAGAATGCCATTATCGTTGACCAAATTTTAGGGGGCGGCGCAGATTTATCCGGTGATTTTTCCGTCAATATCGACCTTGGCTATCAAGTCAAAAACGGTGAGGTGATTGGCCGAGTGAAAGACACCATGGTTTCCGGCAATGTCTATGAAGCCCTTAAACATGTGGTGGAAATCGGTGGCGATCGCCGCTGGCAAGGCTCCTGTTTAACCCCATCAATCTTGCTAGAATCTCTGTCCATCACAGGCTAGAAAACTATTGCACCAAGTCCAGCTCCGCAAAAAGTTCCTCCGCCTTCATTTGCATCTCCTCAGCAATATCCCGTAAATCCTCGCGATTATTTAAATAAGCACCAAGAGCATGGAGTGGATCAATCGATTGACCCGCCCCCAATTCCGGCAAACGAGGCCGCGCCAATTGACTGACCAATTCCGGTTGAATGGCCATCTGGTGAGCCTCAGCGAGAGCTTCCCGCAAAACCTTAAGATTGACCAGCTCAATCTGTTCAGACCGCAATTTATAGATCAGCCGCACCACCGCGTCCTTAATATTGGCTTTTTTAATCTTTTTAAGAATGACCGCTTCCGGTTCCGTTTCTTCACTGACATCAACCTTGAGCGTTAAAAACTTGCGCACAGGTAAAGGGACAAACTCCCAAGCCACTTTACCCTTTTCCAAATGCACCATCACATAGCCTTTATCTTCTTTTTCCTCACTAAAATCCACCCGCTCAATACTGCCCGGATAAATAATGGGCGGATTATTGTCTTTATTTAAATTTTGGTGGCGATGGACATGGCCGAGGGCAACATAGTCTAATTCCTGACGATTGAGAAACGCAATGGGAATATTAAAGCCTTTCCCCACAGCTAAAAAACGTTCAGCACCAAGATTAGCGCGATCCGCCATCAAGTGACCCACCAGAATCGCTGGGATCTCCGGATCAAGACGACGAATTTCTGCTTCCAACACAGGCTTCAGCTTTTCAAGCAAAATGTCGTGAATTTCGGCTAAGGTTTTGCCTTCTGTTTGCTGACGAGTCAGTAAAGTTGATTGGTTAATCCACGGCAGCGTAATAATTTGCAGCTCACCTTTCGGCAGCGTTAGGCGATGGGTTTTCAGGCTTTCACCGACAATAAAACCGGGTACGGCAAGAGTGCGATAGATACTTAAACTCGCGCCGCCACTCCCTTGGGAATATTGGTCATGGTTTCCCACTAATAAAACCGTAGCAATCTTGGCATCGGCGAGACGGCGAAATTGCTCAGCAAAGGCCTCTTGGACATAGGGGGCAGGAGTCGCATCGGGAAAGGCATCACCCGCAAAAATCACGAGATCTACCGGTTCGGCGATCGCCCGATCCATACAAAGACTCAAAGTACGCTCAAAATCTTCAAGGCGGCTATTAATCCCCGTTTCCGGATTGACCTGTCCATGGGAAAAACCACTACCCATATGGATATCTGCAAGATGAAGAATTTTAAACATCTACCCGATCTATCACCCAAGCTCAATACCTAACCTTAGCTTGATTCGATTATGTTGAGTGAGACCGAACCCATACACAAGATCTACTTTTAACGTAAAGCCGCCTTTGGAGCAGAGATATTAGAAGGATAACGAATCACATCAACATCAACCGTCTTAGCACTAGCAACAGACTCCCGATCCGCTAAAAGCACATTCCGAATAAATCGTGCGGCAACCTTCTGCAGTAAACCTTCCGCAATCTTTTGGCCAAGCTGCTGAGTTTCAGGCTTAATCAACACGCGGGGAATTAAAGGCAATAGGAATGTCGGGTCAAAATCAGGCGTATCTTGTAAAATCTGCCAAATATTTTGGATATGCTCTAAATTTGCACGGCCCTCCGTGTCAATCATCTCCGTTTTCGAGCGTGTAATATCCTTTTTCTGACCCAGACGCTGCTGTACCAAATTCGTCAGACTTTGGAAAGTGCTACGACCAAAAGCATCCACTGACTGCACAATTTCTTCAGCCAACTGCTCACGGATATAATCACCCCGCTCAGAAAAAATGTAATCCACAGCCTGATTTACAGCATTTTCCAAGTCATAATCCTGGGAAGTCTTCGCGTTTTGAAGAAGGTTTTCAAGACGGTTCCAACGGAAACTACCATCTTTAAAGAGCAAATCCTTGAGGGAACTGCGCAACTCTTCCGATTCGTCCGTTAGTAGACGCTTGGCAATGTAGGGATAAGCCTTGCTCAGAACCTTAAACTCCGGATCAACGCCAATGGCAATCCCTTCTAAGGTCACCATTGAACGAATAATCAGTGCGTAATAGGCCGGCACTTGAAACGGAAATTCGTACATGATGCCAGACATCTGATCGGTAATACTTTTAAAGTTTAGCTCCGCTACGCTAGCGCCAAGGGCATTACCAAAGACAGTGCTGAGGGCAGGAATAATCGGTGCTAAATCGGTATCCGGTGTCAGAAAATCAAGTTTGACATAGTCATGGGCAAGGGACTCAAAGTCACGATTGACTAAATGTACGACTGCTTCAATGAGGCCATAGCGTTGGTAGGGCTTGATCATACTCATCATGCCGAAGTCGAGATAGGCAAGACGACCATCTTCTAAGGCCAGTAGGTTACCGGGGTGGGGATCGGCATGGAAAAACCCATATTCGAGGAGCTGACGCAGGGAACATTCAACACCGACTTCCACAAGGTGGGTGGCATCAATGCCGAGGGCGGCAATTTCCTTTAGGTTGGTGAGCTTGATCCCGTCCAGCCATTCCATTGTTAAAACGCGCCTGCCGGTGTAGTCCCAGTAAATATTCGGGACATAGATCTCTTCCATGCCGCCGTAATATTTTTTAAAGAGTTCGGCATTTTTACCCTCTTGGGTATAGTTCATCTCCTCGAAAATACGGCCAGCAAATTCGTCGGTAATCCCAACTAAATCTGAGCGGACTTGCTTCACATTGGTCTGGAGCCAACGGGCAATTTTCCGCATAATGGCAATGTCAAGGGTAATGCGTTGCTCAAGGTCAGGGCGTTGGACTTTCACGGCAACTCGTTCACCGGTTTTTAGTCGGGCTTGGTAAACTTGACCCAGGGACGCGGCGGCAAGGGGCTTTGGCGAAATTTCAGCGTAAATGTTTTCGGGGGGCTGTCCCAGTTCTTCTTCGATAAACTGGAAGGCGATCGCATTGGGGAAAGAGGGCAGCTGGTCTTGTAAATCGGTTAATTCGGCCAGGTAAACCGGCGGTACTAAATCGGGGCGTGTGGACAGGGCCTGACCAATCTTGATGTAGGTTGGCCCTAGGTCTGTCAAAATTTTCTTGAGGTGGTTTGCTTGGGATGTCTGCGCCTTGGGAGATTTATTCTTACCGAGGAGATTGTCCCACCAGATATGAATGGCGAATCCAGCAAAACTTGTCACAATTTTTGTGAGCCGGCCGAAAACTGCAAAGGGACGTTCTTTTGCTAGTTTGTCAATTTTGCTGGGATTGTAACGCCAGTCGTCAGAGGCAAGCGGATTTACCTGATTAGATATGGTCGCAGTGGTCTGAGTCTGTTCTGGCATAACCTGTCTGGAGCGATCGCCTATGTGAATAGTTCCTATGTAAACGATTGTAACAAAAGTTTCTCATAGACTTAAAACAAGTATGACGGGCGATCGCCAATTTCTACCCTAGGGCGTGCGTGCATTGAGGGGATTTTCGTTGAGGGATTGATCGCTGAGGCGCTGATTCCTCAGAATATTAACAGCCTTAGAATATTGAGGGTCGGCATTGGTGGCCACCAAATTAGGGTTACTATTCAGCTCGACAAACTTCTCTCGACTGAGCTCCACTGTAATATCTGGGTTAACACCATTGAGGTTGATGCTAACGCCGCTGGGGGGATAATAGCGAGAAATGGTGACCGCTAAACCAGAGCCATTGGAAAGCTCATGGACAGACTGGACAGTCCCTTTACCATAGGTGCGGGTACCGACTAAGGTTGCTCGGTGATTATCTTTTAGGGCGGCTGCTAAAATTTCACTGGCACTGGCAGAATTTTCATCCACAAGCACCACTAAAGGTAAATCGGTGATGGCTGTACGGTTTGCACTAAATTCGCGATCGCCACCTTTGCGATCAACCGTACGTACAATCGCCCCCTCTTCCATCCACATCCGCGCAATATCAACGCTGGAGTAGAGTAGGCCACCGGGATTGCCCCGCAGATCTAAAACAAAACCTGAAATATCCTTAGATTCTAGATCTTGAATAGCCTTATACATTTGCTCCGCTGCGTGGGAACTAAATTCATCGAGGCGAATGTAGCCAACCTGCTCTCCCTCTACTGTTTTGACACGATGGGTAACGGCTGGCAGCTCAATGGTTGCCCGCACCAATTCCAGATCAAACTCTGGGCGTTCGGGACGACTAACCTTTAACATCACAGCCGTACCCTCTTGACCACGAATCAGCTCGGAAGATTGCTCAAGGGTCAGCAAGGCTGTAATTTGACCATCAATTTGAATAATCTGGTCATTAATTTCTAAACCCGCTGTCTTTGCCGGGGAATTTTCTAAAACATCTGTAATGGTTAATAAACCTGTCTCTTCGTCAATCGTTAGGCGAATGCCAATACCGGAAAGCTCACCGGTGGTTTGGCTCGTTAAACTATCAAATTGCTCTGGATCAAGGAAGCGAGTGTAGGGATCGCCGAGGGTATCGAGGGCATCTCGAATGGTTCGGTAGGCGGCATCGTAGCTATCGTATTGCTGCTCCAATAGGGTACGACGCAGTTCGAGCCATTCCTCTGCATCGTAGTGTTTCGCGACAGACTCGGAATGAATAATTTGCCATATTTCGTCAACAAGTACTTTAGGACTGTCTTCCATAGCGGCGATCGCCGGGCGGTTCACTGGGGTCGCAGCCAAAAAAGTTAGAAGAGAAATTGTTCCGAGGGCACCATTAAAAATAGCTTTGGGAGAAAGCGGTAGGAATGGAGCAGTCTGTATCATAGGATTTAGATGCCGGGGGATAGGCGAATAAGTTAGGCGTAAGAGGAGCAATCAAACAGCCTAGTTACTGAAGTCAAGACTTTACTTAAGATTGTTCCCGCTATAATGCTCAGAATTAACTGAACTTTTCAGATTGTTTGCGCCCACCTCAAGGGATGAGGGCTAAAATCTCAAAAATATGGTAACGGACAATTTAAAAAAATCAGGGGAAGAATAGATGCGGTGAAACTTTAGACCTTGACTTCGTTTCAGCTGCTTATCAACCTATTGTAATCAATAAATTTCACTTCATGGGAAATAAAAATTAATCCTCATATTGATTAAAGAAATCCATTAAGATCCGTTGGTGAATTTCGGGCATTGGCCGCCACTGGCAAGCGTTTTCGGAATAAGCACCACCGTCCATCGCGTTTTGCCGAGTGAGCAGCGCCATATCCCAGCCTTCTTGGAGCTGTAATTTACTCATCGGTACAGTTAGGGGGACTTGAAAAACGTGGCGGCACACATTTTTTGTACTGTTGGTATTGAGGCGATCGCCATAGCGTCCAAACAGCTGGGTTTGCTCCTGGGGAATCCGGTAATTGATTTCTTCGAAGAGTTCCCGTTCTAGGGCAATTTCTGGGGTCTCATCCGCCTCTAGATGTCCGCCAAAAAAGCCCCAATGTCCCGGATAAACGATATTTGGGATATCGTCCCGTAGTTGCATTAATACTTTTTCTCCTTGGGTGAGGATGGCGATCGCCACATGAATATCCATCGTTGTTTAGTGTGGTGGGCTAAGAGGAAGGGTCGTTTTTGCTGTGTTGAAACTTTGCCCCAGAACTCCCCAGAAAAGGATGACTTATCTTTACTGCCGCTAGCACTTGAGGGAGCAGCCTCAAACTGCTTGAAAATACTCGTCCCTCACTATGGCAATGTCAATTTTCTTGGTGATGCCATTAATCAGGCGATCGCCCTAGAGGGTGTTACGGTCATGGCAAAATCAGCGTGACAAATGGGAAAATCAGAATCCTTAACCATACAACATCAAAAAAATCACCAAGGATTGCCCACAAGAGTAAACCCACCCCAATAGAACGGATGGGAGAGATCGACATGGCGTAGTCCGCGAATTTCGTCAGGTAAAGGAATAATGCGGTCGTCGATACGCAGCGTAAAGTCTTCAATGCGCACTTGATTATTGAGTAGGGCAATCTGTGCTTGCTGTAAGGCTTCAGCTTTAATGGGCGATCGCTGGAGCTCATCGTAAAACTTTGCCATCAGCCCCATTGTCCCCACATCACTCACGTACCAAATACTGCCAATCGCGGCCTTTGCCCCAGAGTAAAGGGCTAACCCGGCAAAGCCTAGCTCAGAACGGCGATCGCCGATAGCAGTGCGACAAGCCGACAGCACCAGTAGTTCGATGGGAGGATCCCCTAAACG
This portion of the [Limnothrix rosea] IAM M-220 genome encodes:
- the sbcD gene encoding exonuclease subunit SbcD; this encodes MFKILHLADIHMGSGFSHGQVNPETGINSRLEDFERTLSLCMDRAIAEPVDLVIFAGDAFPDATPAPYVQEAFAEQFRRLADAKIATVLLVGNHDQYSQGSGGASLSIYRTLAVPGFIVGESLKTHRLTLPKGELQIITLPWINQSTLLTRQQTEGKTLAEIHDILLEKLKPVLEAEIRRLDPEIPAILVGHLMADRANLGAERFLAVGKGFNIPIAFLNRQELDYVALGHVHRHQNLNKDNNPPIIYPGSIERVDFSEEKEDKGYVMVHLEKGKVAWEFVPLPVRKFLTLKVDVSEETEPEAVILKKIKKANIKDAVVRLIYKLRSEQIELVNLKVLREALAEAHQMAIQPELVSQLARPRLPELGAGQSIDPLHALGAYLNNREDLRDIAEEMQMKAEELFAELDLVQ
- a CDS encoding ABC1 kinase family protein, which gives rise to MPEQTQTTATISNQVNPLASDDWRYNPSKIDKLAKERPFAVFGRLTKIVTSFAGFAIHIWWDNLLGKNKSPKAQTSQANHLKKILTDLGPTYIKIGQALSTRPDLVPPVYLAELTDLQDQLPSFPNAIAFQFIEEELGQPPENIYAEISPKPLAAASLGQVYQARLKTGERVAVKVQRPDLEQRITLDIAIMRKIARWLQTNVKQVRSDLVGITDEFAGRIFEEMNYTQEGKNAELFKKYYGGMEEIYVPNIYWDYTGRRVLTMEWLDGIKLTNLKEIAALGIDATHLVEVGVECSLRQLLEYGFFHADPHPGNLLALEDGRLAYLDFGMMSMIKPYQRYGLIEAVVHLVNRDFESLAHDYVKLDFLTPDTDLAPIIPALSTVFGNALGASVAELNFKSITDQMSGIMYEFPFQVPAYYALIIRSMVTLEGIAIGVDPEFKVLSKAYPYIAKRLLTDESEELRSSLKDLLFKDGSFRWNRLENLLQNAKTSQDYDLENAVNQAVDYIFSERGDYIREQLAEEIVQSVDAFGRSTFQSLTNLVQQRLGQKKDITRSKTEMIDTEGRANLEHIQNIWQILQDTPDFDPTFLLPLIPRVLIKPETQQLGQKIAEGLLQKVAARFIRNVLLADRESVASAKTVDVDVIRYPSNISAPKAALR
- the ctpB gene encoding carboxyl-terminal processing protease CtpB, producing MIQTAPFLPLSPKAIFNGALGTISLLTFLAATPVNRPAIAAMEDSPKVLVDEIWQIIHSESVAKHYDAEEWLELRRTLLEQQYDSYDAAYRTIRDALDTLGDPYTRFLDPEQFDSLTSQTTGELSGIGIRLTIDEETGLLTITDVLENSPAKTAGLEINDQIIQIDGQITALLTLEQSSELIRGQEGTAVMLKVSRPERPEFDLELVRATIELPAVTHRVKTVEGEQVGYIRLDEFSSHAAEQMYKAIQDLESKDISGFVLDLRGNPGGLLYSSVDIARMWMEEGAIVRTVDRKGGDREFSANRTAITDLPLVVLVDENSASASEILAAALKDNHRATLVGTRTYGKGTVQSVHELSNGSGLAVTISRYYPPSGVSINLNGVNPDITVELSREKFVELNSNPNLVATNADPQYSKAVNILRNQRLSDQSLNENPLNARTP
- a CDS encoding NUDIX hydrolase, whose product is MDIHVAIAILTQGEKVLMQLRDDIPNIVYPGHWGFFGGHLEADETPEIALERELFEEINYRIPQEQTQLFGRYGDRLNTNSTKNVCRHVFQVPLTVPMSKLQLQEGWDMALLTRQNAMDGGAYSENACQWRPMPEIHQRILMDFFNQYED